In Natrinema salaciae, the following are encoded in one genomic region:
- a CDS encoding helix-turn-helix domain-containing protein, whose product MKSMRLELEYAPEAIPPLHEGICESPAIEREVIVGGQAVDGVETITSFVYGDPEAYESLLVDLEAVWEYDITPADDGFFCYLRRELGSEGASLLTALSQETVVVVPPIEVRSDRTIRLTLVGHSKGLTAVVDEVPAGMTLDVRWVSDDVTVTGSPLSDRQSAALRAASDVGFYEIPRRGGIEAVADELDCAVSTASELLRRGEATAVDRVLEDGP is encoded by the coding sequence ATGAAATCGATGCGTCTCGAACTGGAATACGCACCGGAGGCGATCCCGCCGCTCCACGAGGGCATCTGCGAGTCGCCGGCCATCGAGCGCGAGGTGATCGTCGGCGGCCAGGCGGTCGACGGCGTCGAAACGATCACGTCGTTCGTGTACGGCGATCCCGAGGCGTACGAGTCGCTACTGGTCGATCTGGAGGCCGTCTGGGAGTACGACATCACGCCGGCTGACGACGGGTTCTTCTGCTACCTCCGGCGGGAACTCGGTTCCGAGGGTGCCTCGCTGTTGACCGCGCTCTCGCAGGAGACGGTCGTGGTCGTGCCGCCGATCGAGGTCCGATCCGACCGGACGATCCGGCTGACGCTCGTCGGTCACTCGAAGGGGCTGACGGCCGTGGTCGACGAGGTCCCGGCGGGGATGACACTGGACGTCCGCTGGGTGAGCGACGACGTGACGGTCACCGGATCGCCACTCTCCGACCGCCAGTCGGCGGCGCTCCGGGCGGCCAGCGACGTCGGGTTCTACGAGATTCCCCGGCGGGGCGGGATCGAGGCGGTCGCCGACGAGCTCGACTGTGCCGTCTCGACGGCGTCGGAACTCCTCCGACGCGGCGAGGCTACCGCGGTCGACCGCGTGCTCGAGGACGGCCCGTAG
- a CDS encoding tyrosine--tRNA ligase, whose translation MDAYELLTRNAEEVVTDEEVRDLADDPAGKRAYVGYEPSGVLHLGHLLTANKLIDLQDAGMEVVVLLADVHAYLNGKGTFEEIRDTAEQMKAQFLAYGLEEDSTEFVYGSEFQLDEEYTLDLHTLELETTLNRAQRAMAEIQGDETAKVSHVVYPLMQTLDIEYLDLDLAVGGLDQRKVHMLAREKLPDLDYDVRPALHTPIVADLTSGEGKMSSSEGVTISMEDSTADLEEKVNSAFCPPTRDPEDDLENPVLELFEYHVFPRFESVVVERPEKYGGDLTYEEYEALAADLESGELHPADAKGTLATYLDELIAPGREKLREIRG comes from the coding sequence ATGGACGCCTACGAGTTGCTGACGCGAAACGCCGAGGAGGTCGTCACCGACGAGGAGGTCCGCGACCTCGCCGACGATCCGGCGGGGAAACGCGCCTACGTCGGCTACGAGCCCTCGGGCGTGCTCCACCTCGGCCACCTCCTGACCGCGAACAAACTCATCGACCTCCAGGACGCCGGCATGGAGGTCGTCGTCCTGCTGGCGGACGTCCACGCCTACCTCAACGGGAAAGGCACCTTCGAGGAGATCCGGGACACCGCCGAGCAGATGAAGGCCCAGTTCCTCGCCTACGGCCTCGAGGAGGACAGCACCGAGTTCGTCTACGGCTCGGAGTTCCAGCTCGACGAGGAGTACACGCTCGATCTGCACACCCTCGAACTCGAGACGACGCTCAACCGGGCCCAGCGCGCGATGGCCGAGATCCAGGGCGACGAGACCGCGAAGGTGAGCCACGTCGTCTACCCCCTGATGCAGACCCTGGACATCGAGTACCTCGATCTCGACCTCGCGGTCGGCGGCCTGGACCAGCGGAAGGTCCACATGCTCGCCCGCGAGAAGCTGCCGGATCTCGACTACGACGTCCGGCCGGCGCTCCACACGCCCATCGTCGCCGACCTCACCAGCGGCGAGGGGAAGATGTCCTCGAGCGAGGGGGTCACGATCTCGATGGAGGACTCGACCGCGGACCTCGAAGAGAAGGTCAACTCGGCGTTCTGCCCCCCGACGCGGGACCCCGAGGACGACCTCGAGAACCCCGTCCTCGAGCTCTTCGAGTACCACGTCTTCCCGCGGTTCGAGTCGGTCGTCGTCGAACGCCCGGAGAAGTACGGCGGCGACCTGACCTACGAGGAGTACGAGGCGCTCGCGGCGGACCTCGAATCGGGCGAGCTCCACCCCGCGGACGCGAAGGGAACGCTCGCGACGTATCTCGACGAATTGATCGCGCCGGGCCGCGAGAAGCTGCGCGAGATCCGCGGCTAA
- a CDS encoding 4-phosphopantoate--beta-alanine ligase, producing the protein MNDYDTVSADVEHEDEIPEDHPRYQDLITRHRIEAGVEKGITHLQGMHAEGRGSAFDYLLGEETIPSADAAERAAAAHLLLADRPVLSINGNVAALVPSEMVALADATGADLEVNLFNRTPERLQAIADHLREHGADEVKGLEADAHIPNLDHERSKVDADGIYAADVVLVPLEDGDRAEALDEMDKTEIVIDLNPLSRSPQVADVPIVDNIIRAVPTITEHARALADADEDELRAIVEEFDREQALEAAEERIRTGTTDE; encoded by the coding sequence GTGAACGACTACGACACCGTCTCCGCCGACGTCGAACACGAGGACGAGATCCCGGAGGACCATCCCAGATACCAGGACCTGATCACCCGCCACCGGATCGAGGCGGGCGTCGAGAAGGGGATCACCCACCTTCAGGGGATGCACGCCGAGGGACGGGGCAGCGCCTTCGACTACCTGCTGGGCGAGGAGACGATTCCCAGCGCCGACGCGGCCGAACGCGCGGCCGCGGCCCACCTCCTGCTCGCCGACCGCCCCGTACTCTCGATCAACGGCAACGTCGCGGCGCTCGTCCCCAGCGAGATGGTCGCCCTCGCCGACGCCACGGGTGCCGACCTCGAGGTCAACCTCTTCAATCGGACGCCCGAACGGCTCCAGGCGATCGCCGACCACCTCCGCGAGCACGGCGCGGACGAGGTCAAGGGGCTCGAGGCCGACGCGCACATTCCGAACCTCGACCACGAGCGCTCGAAGGTCGACGCCGACGGGATCTACGCGGCCGACGTGGTGCTCGTCCCGCTCGAGGACGGCGACCGGGCCGAGGCCTTAGACGAGATGGACAAAACGGAGATCGTGATCGACCTCAACCCGCTGTCGCGCTCGCCGCAGGTGGCCGACGTACCGATCGTCGACAACATCATCCGCGCCGTGCCGACCATCACCGAGCACGCGCGGGCGTTAGCGGACGCGGACGAGGACGAACTCCGGGCGATCGTCGAGGAGTTCGACCGGGAGCAGGCGCTCGAGGCGGCGGAGGAGCGAATCCGGACGGGAACCACGGACGAGTAG
- a CDS encoding class I SAM-dependent methyltransferase, whose amino-acid sequence MATERRDQGPSTETSSSEYRDEEYEAHLERSRAVWDRWSDRYGMSERDFEPIREAAIDRLALEPGDRVLEVGCGPGVNFEPVRREIGAEGELVAVDYSPGMIANARDRIDARGWENVRVRRADATTVEFEEPFDAALASLSLSVMPDVRRTVEHIYRSIGPGARLGVVDVRPAPSGPVRVLNPLIRRFFRWYANWNPDGDVPGSLEAVFDDCEIVDTHFAGTAYTAICTKRDGD is encoded by the coding sequence ATGGCCACGGAACGCCGGGATCAGGGCCCGTCGACGGAGACGTCCAGTTCGGAGTATCGGGACGAGGAGTACGAGGCGCACCTCGAGCGCAGTCGGGCGGTCTGGGACCGATGGAGCGACCGCTACGGGATGAGCGAGCGGGACTTCGAACCGATCCGCGAGGCGGCCATCGATCGGCTGGCCCTCGAACCGGGGGACCGCGTGCTCGAGGTGGGGTGCGGTCCGGGCGTCAACTTCGAACCGGTCCGACGCGAGATCGGCGCGGAAGGCGAACTCGTCGCCGTCGATTACAGCCCCGGGATGATCGCGAACGCACGAGACCGGATCGACGCCCGCGGCTGGGAGAACGTCCGCGTGCGTCGCGCCGACGCGACGACGGTCGAGTTCGAGGAGCCGTTCGATGCGGCGCTCGCGTCGCTTTCGCTCTCCGTGATGCCCGACGTTCGCCGCACTGTGGAGCACATCTACCGGTCGATCGGCCCCGGCGCACGCCTCGGGGTCGTCGACGTCCGGCCGGCGCCGAGCGGGCCTGTTCGAGTGCTGAATCCGCTCATCCGGCGGTTCTTCCGCTGGTACGCGAACTGGAATCCCGACGGCGACGTCCCGGGATCGCTCGAGGCCGTCTTCGACGACTGCGAAATCGTGGATACGCACTTCGCTGGCACCGCGTACACGGCGATCTGTACGAAACGAGACGGCGACTGA
- a CDS encoding helix-turn-helix domain-containing protein encodes MERGGRRVKNVVEVEFRVRDPSYPFVGASRADTCRLDLEVIAPHSDDGFVEYFTLAGAPPERVLKTLDDDGVDATLVAQHADGGRLRFHVRERCVAVSVVDFGAIPRLVEADGGVGRVVAEVSSRGDAAELVDRFEREHPTVAVDDCRDRQRSTPLFTHHDFKQDAIGALTDRQREVFLTAYMNGYYDWPRKHEAAELADELGISPATFSQHLRTVEGTLFSTLLDTDDDRVFVE; translated from the coding sequence ATGGAACGCGGAGGCCGTCGGGTCAAAAACGTCGTCGAAGTGGAGTTTCGCGTTCGCGATCCATCGTACCCGTTCGTCGGCGCGTCGCGGGCCGATACCTGTCGGCTCGATCTCGAGGTGATCGCCCCGCACTCCGACGACGGGTTCGTCGAGTACTTCACCCTCGCCGGCGCTCCGCCGGAGCGGGTGCTGAAGACCCTCGACGACGACGGCGTCGACGCGACTCTCGTCGCGCAACACGCCGACGGCGGCCGATTGCGGTTTCACGTCCGGGAGCGGTGCGTCGCGGTGAGCGTCGTCGATTTCGGCGCGATCCCGCGGCTCGTCGAAGCGGACGGCGGAGTTGGCCGCGTCGTCGCGGAGGTCTCGTCGCGGGGCGACGCCGCCGAACTCGTCGACCGGTTCGAACGGGAACATCCGACGGTCGCCGTCGACGACTGCCGCGATCGCCAGCGGTCGACGCCGCTCTTTACGCACCACGATTTCAAACAGGACGCTATCGGTGCGCTCACCGACAGGCAGCGAGAAGTGTTTCTGACGGCCTACATGAACGGCTACTACGACTGGCCGCGCAAACACGAGGCCGCCGAACTCGCCGACGAACTCGGTATCTCGCCGGCGACCTTCTCACAGCACCTCCGGACCGTCGAAGGGACGCTCTTCAGTACCCTCCTCGACACCGACGACGACCGCGTGTTCGTCGAGTGA